In the Vibrio hippocampi genome, GGAGGATAATGACGAGCGATGTTGCTTTTGGTCGACGCAAGATGCTGACGGTTAAGGTGAGTGATGGTAATGGCACGATTACCCTGCGCTTCTTTAACTTCACTGCAGCGATGAAGAATAACTTTAGTGAAGGTCGAGTCGTTGTTGCTTATGGGGAAGTGAAACGAGGTAACCATGGACTGGAAATCATTCATCCTGAATATAAGTTTCATACCGAAGGCAACAACGTCAAGCTAGAGCAAACCCTGACGCCGGTTTACCCAACCACTGATGGGCTTAGACAGCTCACACTCAAAAGCCTGACTGACCAAGCGTTGGCGTTGATGAATAAAGCCGCGGTCGATGAGCTGCTGCCAAGTGGCTTATATCACCAACAAATGACCCTCGTAGAAGCGCTGCACACCATTCATCGGCCACCACCGAACATTAACCTTGATGATTTTGACCAAGGTAAGCATCCTGCTCAGCAACGTCTGATCATCGAAGAGTTAATGGCACAGAATCTTTCGATGTTGGCCGTCAGAGCGAAAGGTCAGCAAGATGATGCGATCTCTCTTCCTCGATCTACAACGCTTGTACAACAGTTGCTCGCGCAGTTACCTTTCTCACCTACTGGTGCTCAAAGTCGCGTAGTTGACGAGGTAGTCGGCGACCTAGCAAAGTCGATTCCAATGATGCGATTGGTGCAAGGTGATGTCGGTTCTGGCAAGACGTTAGTCGCTGCATTGTCCGCGCTGCAAGCGATTGAGCAGGGTTATCAAGTAGCAATGATGGCACCGACCGAGTTGCTTGCAGAGCAGCATGCGATCAATTTTTCGCAATGGTTTGAGCCGCTAGGTATCCAAGTGGGCTGGTTATCCGGCAAGCAAAAGGGTAAGGCGAAGCAGCAGCAACTGGATTTGATTAAGAGTGGTGAAGCTAAGATGGTGGTCGGCACTCATGCGCTATTTCAAGAGTCGGTTGAGTTTGAACGTCTGGTTTTGGTGATTATTGATGAGCAGCATCGCTTTGGTGTTCACCAGCGTTTGGAGCTAAGAGCCAAGGGTGAAAAGCAAGGTTTCCATCCGCACCAGTTGATTATGACCGCCACGCCAATTCCTCGCACTCTGGCGATGACCGCTTATGCCGATCTTGAAACCTCGGTGATCGACGAGTTACCGCCGGGGAGAACACCGATACAAACCGTCGCCATCCCTGATACCAAGCGTGATGACATTATCGAGCGGGTGAGAAACGCCTGTCTCAATGAAGGCAAACAAGCCTATTGGGTTTGTACCTTAATTGATGAGTCGGAAGTCTTGGAAGCGCAAGCGGCAGCGGAAACCGCCGATGAGCTGCAACGCAAACTACCCGAAATAAAAATAGGTTTGGTACATGGTCGAATGAAGTCAGCCGAAAAACAGCAGGTGATGCAGCAGTTTAAAGACAACGAACTGCACCTTTTGGTGGCAACAACGGTGATCGAAGTCGGTGTGGATGTACCCAACTCAAGCTTGATGATCATCGAGAACCCAGAGCGCCTTGGTCTTGCCCAATTGCATCAGTTGCGAGGGCGAGTTGGGCGAGGATCGGTGGCGAGTCATTGCGTGCTTTTATATCACTCACCTTTATCTAAAACGGCACAAAAGCGTCTTGGGGTACTCAGAGAAAGTAACGATGGCTTTGTGATTGCCCAAAAAGATCTGGAAATACGCGGTCCCGGTGAGTTATTGGGTACCAAACAGACCGGACTGGCGGACTTTAAAATTGCCGATTTAGTGCGAGATCAACGGTTGATTCCGGAAGTACAAAGAATTGCTCGCCATGTTCACGAGCAATACCCAGACAATGCAGAAAAAATTATCGACCGTTGGTTGGGCGATAGAGAACTCTATGCTAAAGCGTAAACAGCGATAGATAAGAGGGGCATTATGCCCCTTTGATAACAGGGAAATTAAGCTGCACCTTTAACCCTCCCTCACTGCGATTCGATACGCTGACCGCGCCATGGTGTTGACCAATAATACGTTTCACAATCGCTAAGCCTAGCCCTGTCCCTTCACTTCCTCGCGCGGTATCACCTCGGGTGAAAGGTTCAAACAATCGACTGATCTGGCTATCTTCAATACCGGGACCATTGTCTTCTACGATCACCCAGACATGCTTGCTGTTTGCCGTAATACCCGTACTGACTCTCACCCAACCATTGCCATAACGAACAGAGTTAACGACAAGATTGGTAATGGCGCGCTTCAATGCAATCGGGCTGCCTTGTATCTCTTTGACCTGCTGGTAGGGTTCATAGTCAATAGTGACGTCTTGGTTACGCTCCGAGTAAACAATGTCTTTTACAATGTCGTTGACGCTCAACGACTCATAAGATTCGGTATTAGCCGGTTTAAGGTAATCCATAAACTGACCAATGATTTCATTACACTCTTCGGTATCGCTAATAATCCCCTCGGCAAGGTAACTGTCTTCTGGTGACATCATTTCCGTTGCTAAGCGGATTCGCGTTAATGGGGTGCGAATATCATGACTGATTCCCGCCATCAGCAAGGATCGATCTTCCTCTAGCGCCTTAATGCCCTCTGCCATCTGGTTAAATGCCCGCGTCACCGAGCGGATTTCTATCGCGCCTGTTTCTGGCATACTCGGTGGCGTTTCACCTTTACCGACTAAAAGCGCCGCTTTTTCAAGGGCGAGTAACGGACGATTTTGCAATCGAATAAACAGCCAACCACCAGAAATCACCAGCAAGGCCATAATCACACTATTACGGAATAGAGGGGTAAAATCTTCTTGCTGCAGTTCAGCCAAAGGAATACGGATCAAGGAACTTGGCAGTGCATCTATTTTCATCCAAAGAATATAACTTTCCTCGCCGAGAATCAGCCGAACCTCAGTGTTGGATTTCAACTCATCGGTCATCTCTTCGCTCATGAGATCAATCGGCATTGCGTGCATAAACTCGCTCGCCATGTCGCTATTCTCAGCATGAATCGTTACGCCCAGCTCTTCCAGCACTCGCCTTTTTAACGGCGCATCCATCTCTAACTCTTCGTTTTCTTCTTCTTGATCTTCGAGGAAAAAAGCCATTTCGTAGGCTAATAATTTGTTGAACTGCTGCAAACTCGGCACTAATGCATAATTGTATACCGCATAGTAAGAGAAAATTTGACTAGCAATCAGCAGGGTAAAGAAGAGTAAAATTGATTGCGTAAAAGAACTGCGAAATCGCATAACAACATTTCCTTGAGTTATATTTTTTAAAGCTATTTTTGCTTGCTTAACAAGCTAAACAAACTCACTAAAGTTTCGCAAGCAAAATCCCTTTGCCCATCTTTAGTTCGCTTTACAATGAGAAAGGCACTTTCCTACCGCCTAGCACCTAGTACCTTTTCTTCCACCTAATACCTTTCTTTTCCCCCTAACGCAAAAAGCTCTGGAATAACCAGAGCCTTTTATAGTATTACGCTTCTTTACCATCCGGAACAAAGACGTAACCTAACCCCCACACCGTTTGGATGTAGCGTGGTTTGCTTGGGTCAATCTCTAGCATGCGGCGCAGTCTGGAGATCTGTACGTCAATAGAACGTTCCATTGCTGAGTATTCACGACCACGGGCCATGTTCATCAACTTATCACGGGACATCGGTTCGCGAGCGTTGGTAACTAAGGCTTTAAGCACAGCAAACTCACCCGAAGTCAGTGGCATACTTTCTTCACCGCGGAACATTTCACGCGTGCCTAAGTTAAGTCTAAACTCACCAAATTCAACCACTGCTTCCTCTTGGCTTGGTGCTCCCGGAGCCTCAATCGTCTGACGACGAAGTACCGCTTTAATACGAGCTAGCAATTCACGAGGGTTAAACGGTTTAGGCAGATAGTCATCAGCACCGACTTCAAGACCCACAATGCGATCAACCTCATCACCTTTTGCAGTCAACATCAAAATAGGCAACATGTTGTTGGCGTTGCGTAAACGACGACAGATTGAAAGACCATCTTCACCAGGTAGCATGAGATCCAGTACCATTAGGTGGAAGTTTTCTCGGGTTAACAGGCGGTCCATCTGCTCACTGTTAGCAACACTGCGTACTTGGAATCCTTGCTCTGATAAGTAACGCTCTAGTAATGCACGCAAACGTGCATCATCATCAACAACTAAAATCTTTAGATTTTCTTGCATATTTCGATTCCACCACTCTTAAGCCATTGACACTTTAACCCTATAGCTATCGATTAATATCAATCGACACTCATATAAATATAGACTTATTTGGAGCAGCTATACGGCAAAATTGAACAGGGCTAAATGTAACATTAGATGATGCTTTTTTGTTCATATAATTGTTAACGTTTATTAATACGGGTTACTTCTTACATAAAATTTACACAACTGCGCTGGATAAGTCCCTGTTTTAGCAACCCACTAGTACAAATTGGTCCATTCTTCATTAATATACTTGATGATATGTGTCTGCTTAGTGCGGTTTTTTACCACTTTTGTACTTTCGTTACGTTTCCGGTGAACGATCTTGATCGGCGGTTCGTTGTGATAATTTAAAAAAAGTTGCTGTACTTTGGTCAATATTGTTTGCTATTATTTCTGCCCTCTGGAGGGGTTCCCGAGTGGCCAAAGGGATCAGACTGTAAATCTGACGGCACTGCCTTCGATGGTTCGAATCCGTCCCCCTCCACCATATAAAGAAAGCCAGCACAATGTGCTGGCTTTCGTCGTTTTTGGCTTGAGTTATTTCTAACTTGAGTCTCAAACTGCCGCCATCGTTGCTAGCTACAGCCATTGATGCCTTGGTGGGATGACTTATAGCGACTTGTTTTATAGCGCTTTATTTTATTGCGACCTGTTTTATTGCGACTTGCTGTACTCGATGGAATTCACAAACCATTCTTTATCACCCTCGGGGGTGCGTACCACAAATTCATCGTCGACTTGTTTCTTAAGGAGCGCTCGCGCCATTGGTGAGTCGATGGAGATATACTCTTTAGCGTCACCGTAGATCTCTTCCGGTCCGACAATACGAAACTTCTTAATGTCACCCGCTTCGTTCTCTATCTCCACCCAAGCACCAAAGAAGACTTTCCCTTCTTGTTGAGGTGAATAATCAACAATCGTCACCTCGGGTAAAAACTTTCTTAAGAAGCGCACTCGGCGATCAATCTGACGCAGCAAGCGCTTATTAAAGGTGTAGTCTGCGTTTTCTGAGCGATCGCCCAAACTTGCCGCCCAAGTCACTATCTTGGTCACCTCTGGACGTCGTTCATTCCACAGGTAATCATGTTCTTGCTTTAGCTTGTTGTAACCCTCACGAGTAATCAGTTTGGTTTTCAATCGAAACTCCTCACCTATTCGTCGCTGTGGTTACAGCTCAATGCCGATGTTACTGATACCCTGCTCTTTCAGTTCGACTCTTAGATCTTTGATGAGATCAATATCGCGCTCTGTCGCGTCTCTTAGCGGACGGAAGATGGCCCATTGCATGTCCCATTCTGCACACACGGCTTCATTTTCCTTTTGGTTTTCATCTGTGATTTCTTCACCGGTTTGTGCGGTTTCTAACTCTGCGACGGTAACGACAGACTGTTGACTAATTTTTAGCGTCGAATCAAAGAGGTAGTCTCTATCGAGTAGACCATGTAGCAGAGTCGATAACCCAACACAGGCATCAATCGCTGGATATACGCCGTAGAAGTCAAACTCTTCTGAGGTTGGGATGATCTCTTCGAGCTTTTCGAGCTGTTTTTCAAAGTTAATTTTAGCCGTTTTCACCGTCAACAGTTCCCAAACGCTATCCAGAATATCGCGATAGATTCGGGCCTCGGCAAACTGGGTATTTTCACAAAAAGCTGCGAAATTTGGGTACATGCGCTCACACAAGCAGGTCATAAAGGTGATATGCTGCCAAGGCTCAAATTTTTCGATACGTACCTGAATAGGGTTTCTTAACATAGTGGCTCTGCCATGGTGAATATTAAACATCGGAAGTGTAACTCATACATAAGGAAAATAGCCAGTTATGACTGTATCTTCGCATCGTTTAGCCCTTGTTACCGAAGACAACGAACGCTATCTTGCTCTGCTCAATAACCTGCAACTCCCTGAGCTAGAGGTGGTCGATAACCTCGCCGATGCGACGATTGTATTAGCAGCGCCTCCGCAACTGGTCCCGTCTCTCGACCACGCAAGCCAACTCGAATGGGTTCAATCCACTTATGCCGGTGTCGATGCTCTGCTTAATGAAGCGTTAAGAAAAGACTATAAGCTCACCAATGTGAAGGGCATGTTTGGACCTTTGATCAGCGAGTATGTACTGGGTTATGCCATTAGCCACTATCGCCATTTCAATCTTTATCATTCACAGCAGCGCAATCAAGATTGGCAACCGCATCCCTATCAATCACTGAGCGGAAAACTGATCGTGATATTTGGCACAGGTGCCATCGGGAACTCTCTCGCCAATAGTGTCAAAGCGTTGGGTTTAGTGCCGATTGGCGTCAATCGCACTGGCATTCCCCCAAAACAATCGGCTTTTGAGGCGACCTATCACGTGCATGAAGCGAAATTGGCATTATCTAAAGCGGACATTGTGGTGAATACCTTACCCAACACCCCGGAGACCGTCGGTCTTTTCGATAAACCGTTATTTGAGGCTTGTCATCGCGTGCTGTTCTTTAATGTGGGTCGCGGTCATGCCGTGGACAGCGGTGCGCTATTGAGTGCATTGGAGGCTGGAAATGTTGAACACGCCTTCTTGGACGTTTTTATCGACGAACCTATCTCCCAAGAATGCCCCTACTGGCACAACCCTCAGGTAACCGTCACCCCGCACATCGCAGCAATCAGCTTGCCAGAACAAGTGATTGAAGTCTTTGCCGAAAACTATCAGCGTTGGATTGATGGCTATCAGCTAAAGTTTTTGATTGATTTTGAGAAAGGGTATTAGAATAAACTGAAGGTTGTAGGTACTAGAGTCTAGGTTGTAGGGGGGCTTTCCCTAGCGCCTAGTACCTAAAACCTAGTCCTCTAATTACCATACTCCACAAACATCTTCGCGACCTGATCATTAATAAACGCTTCGCGGTCTTGCGGTGACATGGACTCTGTTAATTGTCGTTGAGAGATTGAACGCCAAATTACCTGATTGGTCTTAGCGTCGATCAGTTCGACATTAATCTTGCCGTATTTACGTTCTTTAATACGCTCTGGGGTGCTGACGCCGACACCATAACCTGCGCCGCGATAACGCCCACTACCGACACCAAACGTAAAACTTGGACCGTCGGCGAGCAGTTCGCTGGCTTCGATAATGCTGTAGTAAACCAACATATTTGCATCAGCGTCGACTTTTTTAAGACCTTTTTGTGCCAATTGTTGGTCAACGGCGGATTTGATTCGTGCGGCATCTAAACTGATAGGCGTATCAGGGTCTTCTTTATATTGGTATTGAGTGTATGAGGAAAAATCAACATCGGCATTGAAGTCTGTGGCTACATCCGAGGCACAACCCGCAACCAAGAATAAGCTAACAACAGCGGATATAAGAGCTTTATACATGCGAACACCTTTGGTTTTCTCTGCCTCAAGCGACGCTTAAGGCAGAGCAATGATATTAAGTCACTTATGTTAGCTTAAAAGAATAATCACCAGCAAGCAAAGTGGGAATGATTATTATTAATAGCAGTTACTTATGATAAGGTTTTGATAGCTCGTGAACGGCTTCGACAAAGATGCCTGCGTTTTCTGGCGGCACATCTAAGTGAATGCCGTGTCCAAGGTTGAACACGTGCCCCGTGCCAGTATCGCCGTAACCTTCAAGAATCGTCGCTACTTCTTCTCTTATACGCTCTCTC is a window encoding:
- the recG gene encoding ATP-dependent DNA helicase RecG, with translation MVDMAQLLSAIPLTSLNGVGAKVAEKLEKVGLHSVQDLLFHLPHRYEDRTRIYPIIKLHPGLWGSVQGRIMTSDVAFGRRKMLTVKVSDGNGTITLRFFNFTAAMKNNFSEGRVVVAYGEVKRGNHGLEIIHPEYKFHTEGNNVKLEQTLTPVYPTTDGLRQLTLKSLTDQALALMNKAAVDELLPSGLYHQQMTLVEALHTIHRPPPNINLDDFDQGKHPAQQRLIIEELMAQNLSMLAVRAKGQQDDAISLPRSTTLVQQLLAQLPFSPTGAQSRVVDEVVGDLAKSIPMMRLVQGDVGSGKTLVAALSALQAIEQGYQVAMMAPTELLAEQHAINFSQWFEPLGIQVGWLSGKQKGKAKQQQLDLIKSGEAKMVVGTHALFQESVEFERLVLVIIDEQHRFGVHQRLELRAKGEKQGFHPHQLIMTATPIPRTLAMTAYADLETSVIDELPPGRTPIQTVAIPDTKRDDIIERVRNACLNEGKQAYWVCTLIDESEVLEAQAAAETADELQRKLPEIKIGLVHGRMKSAEKQQVMQQFKDNELHLLVATTVIEVGVDVPNSSLMIIENPERLGLAQLHQLRGRVGRGSVASHCVLLYHSPLSKTAQKRLGVLRESNDGFVIAQKDLEIRGPGELLGTKQTGLADFKIADLVRDQRLIPEVQRIARHVHEQYPDNAEKIIDRWLGDRELYAKA
- the envZ gene encoding two-component system sensor histidine kinase EnvZ; the protein is MRFRSSFTQSILLFFTLLIASQIFSYYAVYNYALVPSLQQFNKLLAYEMAFFLEDQEEENEELEMDAPLKRRVLEELGVTIHAENSDMASEFMHAMPIDLMSEEMTDELKSNTEVRLILGEESYILWMKIDALPSSLIRIPLAELQQEDFTPLFRNSVIMALLVISGGWLFIRLQNRPLLALEKAALLVGKGETPPSMPETGAIEIRSVTRAFNQMAEGIKALEEDRSLLMAGISHDIRTPLTRIRLATEMMSPEDSYLAEGIISDTEECNEIIGQFMDYLKPANTESYESLSVNDIVKDIVYSERNQDVTIDYEPYQQVKEIQGSPIALKRAITNLVVNSVRYGNGWVRVSTGITANSKHVWVIVEDNGPGIEDSQISRLFEPFTRGDTARGSEGTGLGLAIVKRIIGQHHGAVSVSNRSEGGLKVQLNFPVIKGA
- the ompR gene encoding osmolarity response regulator transcription factor OmpR; this encodes MQENLKILVVDDDARLRALLERYLSEQGFQVRSVANSEQMDRLLTRENFHLMVLDLMLPGEDGLSICRRLRNANNMLPILMLTAKGDEVDRIVGLEVGADDYLPKPFNPRELLARIKAVLRRQTIEAPGAPSQEEAVVEFGEFRLNLGTREMFRGEESMPLTSGEFAVLKALVTNAREPMSRDKLMNMARGREYSAMERSIDVQISRLRRMLEIDPSKPRYIQTVWGLGYVFVPDGKEA
- the greB gene encoding transcription elongation factor GreB: MKTKLITREGYNKLKQEHDYLWNERRPEVTKIVTWAASLGDRSENADYTFNKRLLRQIDRRVRFLRKFLPEVTIVDYSPQQEGKVFFGAWVEIENEAGDIKKFRIVGPEEIYGDAKEYISIDSPMARALLKKQVDDEFVVRTPEGDKEWFVNSIEYSKSQ
- a CDS encoding YjaG family protein; translated protein: MLRNPIQVRIEKFEPWQHITFMTCLCERMYPNFAAFCENTQFAEARIYRDILDSVWELLTVKTAKINFEKQLEKLEEIIPTSEEFDFYGVYPAIDACVGLSTLLHGLLDRDYLFDSTLKISQQSVVTVAELETAQTGEEITDENQKENEAVCAEWDMQWAIFRPLRDATERDIDLIKDLRVELKEQGISNIGIEL
- a CDS encoding D-2-hydroxyacid dehydrogenase; protein product: MTVSSHRLALVTEDNERYLALLNNLQLPELEVVDNLADATIVLAAPPQLVPSLDHASQLEWVQSTYAGVDALLNEALRKDYKLTNVKGMFGPLISEYVLGYAISHYRHFNLYHSQQRNQDWQPHPYQSLSGKLIVIFGTGAIGNSLANSVKALGLVPIGVNRTGIPPKQSAFEATYHVHEAKLALSKADIVVNTLPNTPETVGLFDKPLFEACHRVLFFNVGRGHAVDSGALLSALEAGNVEHAFLDVFIDEPISQECPYWHNPQVTVTPHIAAISLPEQVIEVFAENYQRWIDGYQLKFLIDFEKGY
- a CDS encoding DUF4136 domain-containing protein, which encodes MYKALISAVVSLFLVAGCASDVATDFNADVDFSSYTQYQYKEDPDTPISLDAARIKSAVDQQLAQKGLKKVDADANMLVYYSIIEASELLADGPSFTFGVGSGRYRGAGYGVGVSTPERIKERKYGKINVELIDAKTNQVIWRSISQRQLTESMSPQDREAFINDQVAKMFVEYGN